One Vibrio tapetis subsp. tapetis DNA segment encodes these proteins:
- a CDS encoding TraY domain-containing protein codes for MPEQSKSINVTVAVHEHNNRLLTASAKKNRRVKLREAEARLAHHLHLFGADWAQAQMPHKN; via the coding sequence GTGCCTGAACAATCAAAGTCCATTAACGTAACTGTTGCAGTGCATGAGCACAACAATCGACTTTTAACCGCATCTGCAAAGAAGAATAGACGAGTAAAATTACGCGAAGCAGAAGCAAGGCTTGCGCATCATTTACACTTGTTTGGTGCTGATTGGGCGCAAGCCCAAATGCCCCATAAAAATTAG